From Butyricimonas paravirosa, one genomic window encodes:
- a CDS encoding FecR family protein, which produces MNQKSNHKVWLVFARLLGMETKQERHQLDEIVVPDSKEKLLLDEMSSGEDYLRRRQMIEDIDVDRELERVMRPRRRRLPVLLGRVAAVLLPLLLGGTAIYVMYSKNNASLKNVISLHDVEPGTLEAVLVTSDGTLRELQTAGNHINEKDGSKIMVDSARLNYQDNRPESVRELIYNKLLVGRGHEYMLILNDGTRVWMNSKSELSYPVAFGENVRRVRLSGEAYFEVTKDSVRPFIVEVDRGFEVKVLGTHFNIKAYDTDDSYETTLVEGKVQVFQGNKTKITLEPSEQMVIGKDGRHEVRVVNTSYYTAWHEGWFYFNDESLEQVLTMIGRWYDVDFVFAKENLKGIAVTGKLKRFENLSVILKMLERTTGTELMLKNRIVKVDKKK; this is translated from the coding sequence ATGAATCAGAAATCAAATCATAAGGTATGGCTCGTGTTTGCCCGGTTGCTTGGAATGGAAACCAAGCAGGAACGGCATCAATTGGACGAGATTGTCGTGCCTGATTCTAAAGAAAAATTATTACTTGACGAAATGTCTTCGGGGGAGGATTATTTGCGGCGGCGGCAAATGATAGAAGATATAGATGTGGATAGAGAGTTGGAACGAGTGATGAGGCCCCGTAGGCGGCGATTACCAGTTCTGTTGGGGAGAGTAGCAGCTGTGTTATTGCCTCTTCTTTTAGGGGGAACGGCCATTTATGTTATGTATTCAAAAAATAATGCATCCTTGAAAAATGTAATTAGTTTGCACGATGTGGAGCCGGGAACCTTGGAGGCCGTGCTAGTTACGAGTGACGGGACATTGCGGGAATTACAGACAGCCGGGAACCATATTAACGAAAAGGATGGAAGTAAGATAATGGTCGATTCGGCTCGCCTGAATTATCAGGATAACAGGCCGGAATCCGTGCGGGAATTGATTTATAATAAATTACTCGTGGGGCGTGGGCATGAATACATGCTGATCTTGAATGACGGGACACGGGTGTGGATGAACTCGAAATCAGAATTAAGTTATCCGGTAGCTTTCGGGGAGAACGTACGTCGGGTACGTTTATCGGGAGAGGCTTATTTTGAGGTGACCAAGGATTCGGTTCGTCCCTTTATCGTGGAAGTTGACCGGGGATTTGAAGTGAAGGTATTGGGAACGCATTTCAATATAAAGGCATACGACACGGATGATTCTTATGAAACGACCTTGGTCGAGGGAAAAGTGCAGGTTTTTCAAGGGAATAAAACAAAGATCACGTTGGAACCTTCGGAACAGATGGTGATCGGGAAAGACGGGCGTCACGAGGTACGAGTGGTAAACACAAGTTACTACACGGCTTGGCACGAGGGATGGTTTTATTTTAACGACGAGTCCCTGGAACAGGTGTTGACGATGATCGGTCGTTGGTATGATGTCGATTTCGTTTTCGCGAAGGAGAACCTGAAAGGGATTGCCGTGACGGGGAAATTGAAACGTTTCGAGAATCTGAGCGTGATATTGAAGATGTTGGAAAGAACAACCGGAACGGAATTAATGTTGAAGAATAGAATAGTAAAGGTGGATAAAAAGAAATAA